The following proteins are co-located in the Apium graveolens cultivar Ventura chromosome 5, ASM990537v1, whole genome shotgun sequence genome:
- the LOC141661981 gene encoding calcium-dependent mitochondrial ATP-magnesium/phosphate carrier protein 2-like isoform X1, with protein sequence MTDAHQVTAAADHRRPAPPQQRSACCNPVTKPGPVSMEHVLSALGETREEREGRIKSLFNFFDGTNGGYLDYTAIETGLSALQIPAEYKYAKDLLRVCDANRDGRVDYCEFRKYMDDKELELYRIFQAIDVEHNGCILPEELWDALVKAGIEMDDEELARFVEHVDKDNNGIITFEEWRDFLLLYPHEATIENIYQYWERVYLVDIGEQAVIPDGISKHVHASKYLIAGGVAGAASRTATAPLDRLKVVLQVQTSRASILSAVKNIWKEGGVLGFFRGNGLNVVKVAPESAIKFYTYEILKNFIGDINGEAKGDIGTSGRLIAGGLAGAVAQTAIYPMDLVKTRLQTYVCESGKVPNLGKLSRDILVHEGPRAFYKGIVPSLLGIIPYAGIDLAAYETLKDMSKTYIASDEPGPLVQLGCGTVSGALGATCVYPLQVVRTRMQAQHSSSTTAYSGMSDVFRKTFQHEGLRGFYKGLFPNLLKVVPAASITYLVYETMKKSLDLD encoded by the exons ATGACCGACGCTCACCAGGTCACCGCCGCCGCCGATCACCGCCGCCCGGCGCCGCCGCAGCAACGCTCCGCCTGTTGCAATCCGGTGACAAAACCAGGCCCAGTGTCGATGGAACACGTGTTATCAGCATTGGGAGAGACGAGAGAGGAGAGAGAGGGGAGAATTAAAAGCTTGTTCAATTTTTTTGATGGTACAAATGGAGGTTATTTGGATTATACTGCGATTGAGACCGGTTTATCGGCGTTGCAAATACCTGCGGAGTATAAGTATGCTAAGGATTTGCTTAGAGTTTGCGATGCGAATCGCGATGGAAGAGTTGATTATTGCGAGTTTAGGAAGTATATGGATGATAAGGAGCTGGAACTTTATCGGATTTTTCAGGCGATTGATGTTGAGCATAATGGATGTATTTTGCCCGAGGAGCTTTGGGATGCGCTTGTTAAGGCTG GTATAGAAATGGATGATGAAGAACTAGCTCGATTTGTGGAGCATGTTGACAAAGATAATAATGGAATAATCACATTTGAGGAGTGGAGagattttcttcttctttatccACACGAAGCAACTATAGAAAACATATATCAGTACTGGGAAAGGGTTTATCTTGTTGACATTGGAGAACAAGCTGTTATTCCTGATGGCATCAGCAAGCATGTCCATGCTAGCAAGTATTTGATTGCTGGTGGAGTCGCCGGTGCTGCTTCTCGCACAGCAACAGCTCCTTTAGATCGTCTTAAGGTTGTATTACAAGTTCAGACCAGTCGTGCGTCTATACTTTCTGCTGTTAAAAATATATGGAAGGAAGGTGGTGTTTTGGGATTTTTCCGAGGAAATGGGTTAAATGTTGTGAAGGTTGCACCTGAGAGTGCCATCAAGTTCTACACTTAcgaaattttaaaaaatttcattGGAGATATTAACGGAGAAGCTAAAGGTGACATCGGGACTTCGGGGAGGCTTATTGCTGGTGGTTTGGCTGGTGCGGTGGCACAAACTGCCATCTATCCTATGGATCTTGTAAAAACACGATTACAAACTTATGTTTGTGAGAGTGGAAAGGTCCCAAACTTGGGAAAGCTATCGAGGGATATATTGGTGCATGAAGGGCCTCGAGCATTCTACAAAGGGATTGTTCCATCTCTGCTTGGGATTATCCCTTATGCTGGAATCGACTTAGCTGCATATGAAACCCTGAAAGATATGTCTAAAACATACATTGCCAGCGATG AACCTGGCCCTCTTGTGCAACTAGGTTGTGGGACAGTTTCGGGAGCACTGGGGGCAACATGTGTTTATCCCTTGCAAGTTGTCAGAACAAG GATGCAGGCCCAACATTCTAGTTCAACTACAGCGTATTCTGGAATGTCTGATGTATTTAGGAAAACTTTTCAGCATGAGGGTTTAAGAGGTTTCTACAAAGGGCTTTTTCCGAATCTTCTCAAAGTTGTACCAGCGGCTAGTATTACATATCTGGTTTATGAAACTATGAAAAAAAGCCTGGATCTTGATTGA
- the LOC141661981 gene encoding calcium-dependent mitochondrial ATP-magnesium/phosphate carrier protein 2-like isoform X2 — translation MDDEELARFVEHVDKDNNGIITFEEWRDFLLLYPHEATIENIYQYWERVYLVDIGEQAVIPDGISKHVHASKYLIAGGVAGAASRTATAPLDRLKVVLQVQTSRASILSAVKNIWKEGGVLGFFRGNGLNVVKVAPESAIKFYTYEILKNFIGDINGEAKGDIGTSGRLIAGGLAGAVAQTAIYPMDLVKTRLQTYVCESGKVPNLGKLSRDILVHEGPRAFYKGIVPSLLGIIPYAGIDLAAYETLKDMSKTYIASDEPGPLVQLGCGTVSGALGATCVYPLQVVRTRMQAQHSSSTTAYSGMSDVFRKTFQHEGLRGFYKGLFPNLLKVVPAASITYLVYETMKKSLDLD, via the exons ATGGATGATGAAGAACTAGCTCGATTTGTGGAGCATGTTGACAAAGATAATAATGGAATAATCACATTTGAGGAGTGGAGagattttcttcttctttatccACACGAAGCAACTATAGAAAACATATATCAGTACTGGGAAAGGGTTTATCTTGTTGACATTGGAGAACAAGCTGTTATTCCTGATGGCATCAGCAAGCATGTCCATGCTAGCAAGTATTTGATTGCTGGTGGAGTCGCCGGTGCTGCTTCTCGCACAGCAACAGCTCCTTTAGATCGTCTTAAGGTTGTATTACAAGTTCAGACCAGTCGTGCGTCTATACTTTCTGCTGTTAAAAATATATGGAAGGAAGGTGGTGTTTTGGGATTTTTCCGAGGAAATGGGTTAAATGTTGTGAAGGTTGCACCTGAGAGTGCCATCAAGTTCTACACTTAcgaaattttaaaaaatttcattGGAGATATTAACGGAGAAGCTAAAGGTGACATCGGGACTTCGGGGAGGCTTATTGCTGGTGGTTTGGCTGGTGCGGTGGCACAAACTGCCATCTATCCTATGGATCTTGTAAAAACACGATTACAAACTTATGTTTGTGAGAGTGGAAAGGTCCCAAACTTGGGAAAGCTATCGAGGGATATATTGGTGCATGAAGGGCCTCGAGCATTCTACAAAGGGATTGTTCCATCTCTGCTTGGGATTATCCCTTATGCTGGAATCGACTTAGCTGCATATGAAACCCTGAAAGATATGTCTAAAACATACATTGCCAGCGATG AACCTGGCCCTCTTGTGCAACTAGGTTGTGGGACAGTTTCGGGAGCACTGGGGGCAACATGTGTTTATCCCTTGCAAGTTGTCAGAACAAG GATGCAGGCCCAACATTCTAGTTCAACTACAGCGTATTCTGGAATGTCTGATGTATTTAGGAAAACTTTTCAGCATGAGGGTTTAAGAGGTTTCTACAAAGGGCTTTTTCCGAATCTTCTCAAAGTTGTACCAGCGGCTAGTATTACATATCTGGTTTATGAAACTATGAAAAAAAGCCTGGATCTTGATTGA